The Strix uralensis isolate ZFMK-TIS-50842 chromosome 4, bStrUra1, whole genome shotgun sequence genomic interval TGGCCTCCCCGGGGGGGCACAGGGaagggtccctgtccccatgggggTCTCAGTGGTGGCAAATTGGGGGGTGCCTGAGCCCACGGTGGTgggggggctccccgggggggcacagggaggggtcTCCCTCcctgctgggctgctggggaggggaggctgggggcggtgggggctaGGGGGGGGCGCAGCCCTGAAGGCCCCGGGCTGGAGGGGTCCGGGTGAGGGGGGTGGGTCTGGCCGGCGGAAGATGAAGGCAGATTCCGTCAGGCTGCGCTGGTACCGCAGGAATGGCCGCCGGGCAcctgggcacggggagggggggacggtcagcagctggggggggatgggggggggctggggggcagcagtGGCCCCCACTGCTGCCCCACTGCACCCAGACCCGGCACTgaccccccacacacaccgcgGGGACACTTACCGGGCCtggtgccgggggcgggggggggcagcggggtgccGGAGGTGGACCCCGAGCGCTCCCGCTGCCGGAAGAAATCCCGGGGGTTCTGCGAGCGCTGGGAGACCAGGACGGCCGCCTCCTGCGACACCCGGACACCTGTCAGCACGGCACGGCACCGCCACGCGGCACCGCGGCACGATGGGGCACCGCCACACGGCACCATGGCGGGGCACCGCCACACGGCACCACGGCATGATGGGGCACCGCGACACGACGCGGCACCATGGCACAGCACCGCGACATGACGTGGCACTGATGTGGCATTGTGGCACAGCACCATGACACGGTgacatggcacagcacagcactgtcACATGGCACCACAACATGGCACCGCGACATGATGTGGCACCGCAGCGTGGCATGGCACCGTGACACGGCACCACAGCACGGCGTGGCACCGTGACATGGCACCGTGACATGGCACCACGACACATCATGGCACTGTGACACGGCTCTGTGACACGTCACAGCACTGCAACATGTCACGGTACCGCAACATGGCACCGTGACACCATGACACGTTGTGTCATCGTGACACGGCCCCGTGGCATGgccgggggtgtggggggggcaggACGGGGGGGCTGGGCCCCGGCACTCACAGCCGCCTTCTCGATGGACTCGCTGCGCCGGGCACGGTCCCGCATGGCCGCCTCGtgctcccgctgctgctgctcctggggggACAGAGCGTGGCCGGGCAGCCCACAGGCCCCCCACAGCCTCCCCAcggcccccccagctccccacggccccccgagcccccccagccccactcacccatcgcgccttctccttcctccgctcctcaGCCTCCAGCCGTGCCTGCTCCTTCCTGCAAGGGCAGGGAGCGtcggggggggctcggggggccagcctggggtggggggggcagctgtggggcgcaggagcccctgggccctgccgtGGGTCTCCGCGCTCGGAGCCACGTGGAGGGGGGGGCACCGGGACGGGGAAGtgggggctgtgccaggggatgggggggtccaCGTTCGGAGCCCccgtgggggtgctgggggtcccgcGTGGGGGGGCCCCCCCGCCTCACCGCTGCTCCTCGATCACCCGCTCCTTCTCCCTGCAGCGCAGCTCCCGCTCGGCCGCCTCGCGCCTCTCCTCCTCCATCCGCTCCCGCTCCCAGCGCCGACGCTCCTCCAGCGCCCGGCGTCGCTCTTCCTCCCGCCGCTGCTCCTCCTCGCGCTGCGGCCGCACCGTGCTCAGCACCGGGGAtacgggggggggacacccacccccccccccagcacccccgcgCCCCCCACCTCAGCCTGTGCCCAGAAGGAATCGCGCTTGGTGCGGTGGATCTCCAGCGCTGGGTTGGTTTTGCGGTAGTTGGTGCCCTGCGGGGAGCGAGGGGGGGCTCAGGGCAGGACCCCCAGGGCAACCCCCAGACGGGGACCCCCCCCTCCACACCGGGGAGGGTGGGCGAGGACCCCATCGCTCCCCCCAACCGgtccccgtccccgccgcggACACACATCGTCCCCCAGCCCGTGACCCCCCCCACAACTCACCACCAGCTCcggggtgtccggggggggccCCTTCCTGgtgagggcggggggggcggggggggcgagcTGTGCCAGCGCGCGGCTCAGCCCCTCCCGCGTCACCTCCTCGGCGCGGCGGGCGCTCAGCACCACGCTGGCCTCCTGCCGCCGAGACGGGACGGCGTCACCCCCCCGGCCCGAGCACCCatggcccccccccacccccccccgaccAGTTccacttccctcccccccccggaTGATTTGCGGCCTCCCCAGGGAATCCTGGCGCCATTCCCTCGCCCGCTCCAGCTGTGGGGCTGGATCCagatgtggggagggggggcagatCCGGACACAGGGCCCGGACAGATCACCAGGGGCTGGGatatggggatggggggggtgcggggggcagggggcaggatCCCACCAAGCGAAGGCAAGATCCGGGcagggcgtgggggggggggcagggagcccAACCGCAGCCCCGGATCTGGGGCCAAGGCTGGGAACGGGAACGGCGGCGCCTGAGTCAGCAGCGCCAGGAATGCGCCCGGCGCTGCAAAGGTCGGGGCCGGCAGCCACGACGAGGCGGGGGGGGCACAGAACCCCGGCCCCCACCCTCAAAGGGTCCCGCGCCCCCTTTCCCCCCGGAAACTCACCCTGAAGAAGGCTCTGATGGCGGGCAGGTGCCCGGCGCACGCCTGGCGCTGGGGCTCGGGCGCCTTCTCCCCGACCTAGCAGCGCAGGCACCGCTCAGCCCCACACCCCGGCAGCGGGGGGGTGCCcagagccgcccccccgcccccccccctccaggccCTGCACTCACCCAGCTGATGAGGACGATGCGGTGGGCGCCCGTGCCGGGGTCTGGGACGCGGCACAGCCCGTACATGATGCTGGTGGCCGAGAATTTTTCGGCCAGTTCGTCCGGCCCCCCGGCTACGAGACAGGGGGGTGGTCGCGGGGGGGGAGCACagcaggacacccccccccccaacccgccAGTCCCACGTTGCTCCCTGTTACCTCCAGAGTCCAGCAGCTTGAGGTCATGGTGCTTCTCATAGGCAAAGAcggccctgggggggggacaggggggtcGGGGGCGGTcagggggagttggggggggcaACCACCCTTGCCCCGGCACAGTCACCTGAGGCACATGGTGGCCACTGACCCGCTCCAGGTGGCACCAACtggtgggtgcccccccccctcccccggtgcCCTGGGTGCGGGATCCAGgagctgccccggggtgggggggctggggggaggcagctTGGGGACGCCCCCACACCCCCCTACCCCCCATTGTGCCGCCCACCCGGTGGCTGAATTCGTGGAAGTGCCGCCGGCAGCATCCGCCCGGGGGACAATGGGGCCGTGGGAAGCGCTGCAGCGAcacggccccccccgcccccccgggcgaTGCCGGTGTCCCCCAGCACCGGGCAGCCCGGGACCGCGACCCACCGGCCaggcacagcccgaccccccgGCCCGGAGCAGGGGGAGCAGCCACGGCCCCCCCCCGGCgtgccaggggctggggagggggctccgGGGCCCCCCGCGCGGGCACAGGCCGTGTTCCCCCGCCGGCGCTGCCGCCTCTTTGTCCCCGCATGGCTCCGGTGACACCGGTATGCGGCGGCACGCGGCCCGGCAACGGCTCCGCGACACGTGCGTGGCACGACACGGCACGACACGGCACGTGGCGGGGGGTGACACGGCCTGGTGGGACACAACAGGCCGCGGCACGGGACGGCACaacggggcgggaggcggcgggatCTGGCACGTGGCACGACATGGCCCGACACGGCGGGACGCACAGGCCGTGGCACGACGTGGGCCATGGCACAGCGGGACTTGGCACGGCacggcgggacgggacgggacaggACACGGCGTGTCACGACAGGACACGGCGGCTGCTGGCAGGGGCCCGGCCACGCCGCCCGGGTCAGTGACTTGGGGGCAAA includes:
- the LOC141942329 gene encoding uncharacterized protein LOC141942329 gives rise to the protein MAAPGLERHRLALLAAREDVGNPRAGTDWAVFAYEKHHDLKLLDSGAGGPDELAEKFSATSIMYGLCRVPDPGTGAHRIVLISWVGEKAPEPQRQACAGHLPAIRAFFREASVVLSARRAEEVTREGLSRALAQLAPPAPPALTRKGPPPDTPELVGTNYRKTNPALEIHRTKRDSFWAQAEREEEQRREEERRRALEERRRWERERMEEERREAAERELRCREKERVIEEQRKEQARLEAEERRKEKARWEQQQREHEAAMRDRARRSESIEKAAEAAVLVSQRSQNPRDFFRQRERSGSTSGTPLPPPAPGTRPGARRPFLRYQRSLTESAFIFRRPDPPPSPGPLQPGAFRAAPPPSPHRPQPPLPSSPAGRETPPCAPPGSPPTTVGSGTPQFATTETPMGTGTLPCAPPGRPPSSVGTGTPQSVTTETLMGTGIPPSAPPGSPPSPVGTGTPQSAPPRSPPSPVVTGTPQCATTGTPTGTGTTPCATLGSPPSPARAGPPHATSPTGMPPCATMGTPPSPVGTGAPPPASPTGTGPPSPCATWGSPSSAGWGVRSPSTVLGPGPLRLPSPPRSGFPDSTCGAEPPCPSSPPWQPPPGTQEAVTLPLPSPPSTPKDEDGPPLDTFPLPSPPRAWGSLGLPQAGTPPPSPPSLTQDLQPGPGGHNGIGGHEQGVWPPPWEQDTPPGQGDEPSDSILLPQPLHKARPGFALLLARDAPHPQLPGGTSPPAEDEDLSPHTV